The following proteins are co-located in the Acidicapsa acidisoli genome:
- a CDS encoding efflux RND transporter periplasmic adaptor subunit, producing MKNKALKSGLLLIALSASLTVIGCKSEKGDAKAEAPPPAKVVSGVDVTFFAVEHPERYPIATATEYQAPSQLFVTGTVIPDIARTVPVISLASGRVVDIRARVGDTVKKGQTLLRIRSDDISGGFDAYRKAISDEFLARKQLDRAKDLYAHGAIAMQDLEVAQDTEDDAKTTLDTATEHLRLLGSDPDNPKGIVDILAPVSGVITDQQVTNAAFVQAYSAPNPFTISDLTSVWIVCDVYESDMSNVHIGQPVDIKLNAYPDKVLKGAISNIGSILDPNIRTAKVRIEVANPGEMMRPGMFATATLYSKEKRNYTAVPASAIVHLHDRDWVFIPVQEKFKRIQVVSGEQLPNDMQEILSGLQPDQQIATNAINLQNAIDNE from the coding sequence ATGAAAAACAAAGCTCTGAAAAGTGGTTTGCTCCTGATTGCCCTATCCGCATCTTTGACGGTCATCGGTTGCAAGAGCGAAAAGGGTGACGCAAAGGCCGAGGCACCGCCTCCCGCCAAGGTAGTTTCCGGAGTGGATGTCACCTTCTTCGCAGTCGAGCATCCCGAGCGGTATCCCATCGCTACGGCGACCGAATACCAGGCCCCGTCACAATTGTTCGTGACTGGCACTGTAATTCCGGATATCGCGCGAACTGTTCCGGTGATTTCGCTTGCCTCCGGTCGCGTTGTGGACATTCGTGCTCGCGTCGGCGACACAGTGAAGAAGGGCCAGACCTTGCTGCGTATTCGCAGCGACGACATTTCGGGAGGCTTTGATGCTTACCGCAAGGCCATCTCCGATGAGTTCCTTGCGCGCAAGCAATTGGATCGAGCGAAGGATTTGTACGCGCATGGGGCCATAGCGATGCAAGACCTGGAGGTTGCGCAAGACACCGAGGATGACGCTAAGACCACCCTCGATACCGCTACGGAGCATCTTCGCCTGCTCGGCAGCGATCCCGATAACCCGAAGGGAATTGTCGACATTCTTGCCCCGGTTTCCGGCGTCATCACCGATCAGCAAGTGACGAATGCGGCGTTCGTGCAAGCCTATTCTGCGCCGAACCCATTCACTATCTCGGACCTCACCTCCGTGTGGATCGTCTGTGACGTCTACGAAAGCGACATGTCCAACGTGCACATCGGACAACCTGTCGACATCAAGCTGAACGCCTACCCGGACAAAGTTCTCAAGGGCGCTATCAGCAACATTGGGTCGATTCTCGATCCGAATATCCGCACAGCGAAGGTCCGTATTGAAGTGGCCAATCCGGGCGAGATGATGCGGCCCGGCATGTTTGCCACAGCCACTTTGTACAGCAAGGAGAAGCGGAACTACACGGCTGTCCCAGCATCCGCGATCGTGCATCTGCACGACCGGGACTGGGTTTTCATCCCTGTGCAGGAGAAGTTCAAGCGGATTCAGGTCGTCAGCGGGGAACAGTTGCCGAACGATATGCAGGAGATTCTATCCGGGTTGCAGCCCGACCAACAGATTGCGACAAACGCGATCAATCTCCAAAATGCGATCGACAATGAATGA
- a CDS encoding efflux RND transporter permease subunit: MIRNLVDFALNNKYVVLAIGLLLLSWGAVSFHNMPVEVYPDIADNYVTVISQWSGRSAEEMEQQVSVPVEIQLFGIPHLTTVRSESIFGLSLITLIFDDQSVNEWNRQKVLERLTQVNVPAGVVPQIGTDWSLTGQIYWYTLRSKNPAYDLMNLRSIEDWTLYKEFRKVPNVVDVSDFGGTAREYQVRVDPNKLISYGLNISQVENQLTNNNVNAGGSFVEQGSQQLNVRALGLFRNVQDIENTVLTTSNGAPVRIKDIAVVDWGPRIRLGHMARADHRPDGVIVDEPDVIQGGVLMRKGAEEGPTIDGIHEKVEELNNHILPEGVKVVPMLDRSDLLHYTLHTVLHNLVEGMILVTIILFLFLGNARGAFIVALTIPFSLLFASIFLNLSHIPANLISLGALDFGMVVDGAVVMVENIMRHLSHGRNRSLEAGRNTMSFKTPLEMIRDAAHEVQRPVFYAIAIIITAYMPIFTLQRVEGRLFRPMAWTVAFALLGAIVFSIFLVPVLSALLFPNGVKEWRNPAMEFLKERYRGAVKWSIQNRWITVGFGLASLAVALFLTFSGLIGSEFLPHLDEGAVWARGAMANSVGETEGTRFAQQNRYIFASFPEVTKVISQSGAPDDGTDTGGFGNTEYFIDLKPKDQWRPIFHQNKEELIAAMDREVEKHPGAFWNFSQPIEDNMGETLTGTKGGLAAKLYGPDLDVLEQKGEEIKDVMGKIGGITDLGIQRDTGQPNIDLTVDRLAAARFGINVADIQDAVQTAIGGNSVSQVLQGEAVYNVVVRYQKPYRDTKEAIQNIRLLSPSGERVSLAQLTKVQVRDDAYDIYRENGSRYLAIRFEVRGRDLGTTVKESIDKIAKNVQLPHGYHLEWSGEYDSETRAEKRLLFVLPLTIFLIFIILYAMFRSFKWALLILLNVAMARVGGLLALYVTGTFFSVSSGVGFLALFGVSVQTGVIMLEYINQLRARGQTIPDAAVEGAVLRLRPIMMTMLVATLGLLPAAMSHAIGSDSQRPFAIVIVGGLISDLLLSIFLLPTLYVWVAREGDKLPKPEVAA, translated from the coding sequence ATGATTCGCAATCTCGTAGATTTTGCTCTCAATAACAAGTACGTTGTGCTGGCCATCGGGTTGCTATTGCTCTCTTGGGGGGCGGTGTCGTTTCACAACATGCCAGTCGAGGTCTATCCGGATATCGCTGACAATTATGTGACCGTCATCAGCCAGTGGTCCGGGCGTTCCGCCGAAGAAATGGAGCAGCAAGTTTCGGTTCCCGTCGAAATTCAGTTGTTTGGGATTCCGCATCTCACAACGGTGCGGTCGGAATCGATCTTTGGCCTTTCTCTGATTACGTTAATCTTCGACGACCAATCGGTCAACGAATGGAATCGCCAGAAGGTGCTTGAAAGGCTCACGCAGGTCAATGTGCCGGCAGGCGTGGTGCCTCAAATAGGTACGGACTGGAGCCTCACGGGCCAGATTTATTGGTATACGCTCCGGAGCAAAAATCCGGCATATGATCTGATGAATTTGAGGAGTATCGAAGACTGGACTCTGTACAAGGAATTCAGGAAAGTGCCGAACGTCGTGGACGTGAGCGACTTCGGGGGCACCGCGCGCGAATATCAGGTGCGTGTCGACCCGAATAAGCTCATCTCCTACGGCTTGAACATCAGCCAGGTCGAGAACCAGTTGACCAACAACAACGTGAACGCCGGCGGCAGCTTCGTCGAACAGGGCTCGCAGCAACTGAATGTCCGCGCGCTCGGGCTTTTCCGCAATGTGCAGGATATAGAGAACACCGTCCTTACGACTTCAAATGGAGCTCCAGTCCGCATAAAGGACATCGCAGTCGTCGACTGGGGGCCCAGAATTCGGTTGGGGCACATGGCCAGAGCCGATCATCGTCCGGATGGCGTCATCGTCGATGAGCCCGATGTCATTCAGGGCGGCGTGCTGATGCGCAAGGGGGCCGAAGAAGGCCCCACGATCGATGGGATTCACGAGAAGGTGGAAGAGCTCAACAATCACATCCTGCCCGAGGGTGTGAAGGTCGTTCCCATGCTCGACCGCAGCGATCTGCTCCATTACACATTGCACACAGTGCTGCACAACCTCGTCGAGGGAATGATCCTGGTTACGATCATCCTCTTTCTCTTTCTCGGCAATGCTCGGGGAGCCTTCATCGTTGCGCTTACCATCCCGTTTTCCTTGCTTTTTGCATCCATCTTTCTCAACCTGAGCCATATCCCTGCAAACCTGATTTCACTTGGCGCGCTCGACTTCGGAATGGTGGTGGATGGCGCCGTGGTGATGGTGGAAAACATCATGAGGCACTTGAGCCATGGCAGAAACCGTTCGCTGGAAGCGGGACGCAATACCATGAGCTTCAAGACGCCACTGGAGATGATCCGTGATGCTGCTCACGAGGTTCAACGGCCGGTTTTCTATGCCATCGCCATCATCATCACTGCCTACATGCCGATCTTCACTCTTCAGCGAGTCGAAGGGCGTTTGTTCCGGCCTATGGCCTGGACCGTTGCCTTCGCACTCCTCGGCGCTATTGTGTTCTCCATTTTTCTTGTGCCTGTGCTTTCTGCCCTGCTATTCCCGAATGGTGTCAAGGAATGGCGCAATCCGGCGATGGAGTTCCTGAAGGAGCGGTACCGGGGTGCAGTGAAGTGGTCCATTCAAAATCGTTGGATCACCGTGGGCTTTGGCTTGGCTTCGTTGGCCGTCGCGCTTTTCCTCACATTCAGCGGACTCATTGGCTCGGAGTTCCTGCCCCATTTGGACGAAGGCGCCGTTTGGGCGCGTGGCGCAATGGCCAACAGCGTAGGCGAGACGGAAGGTACGCGCTTCGCCCAGCAAAACCGCTATATCTTCGCCTCATTTCCGGAGGTCACGAAGGTGATTTCGCAATCCGGAGCGCCCGACGACGGAACCGACACGGGCGGATTCGGCAACACGGAATATTTCATCGACCTCAAGCCGAAAGACCAATGGCGACCCATCTTTCATCAGAATAAAGAGGAGCTAATTGCCGCAATGGATCGCGAAGTGGAGAAACACCCAGGGGCCTTCTGGAATTTCTCCCAGCCCATTGAAGACAACATGGGTGAAACGCTAACCGGCACGAAAGGCGGACTGGCTGCCAAGCTTTACGGGCCGGACCTGGACGTCCTGGAGCAAAAGGGCGAAGAGATCAAAGATGTTATGGGCAAGATCGGCGGTATCACGGATTTGGGAATTCAACGCGATACCGGCCAGCCTAATATCGATCTCACCGTTGATCGTCTGGCGGCTGCACGCTTTGGTATCAATGTAGCCGATATACAGGACGCCGTCCAAACTGCCATCGGCGGTAATTCCGTCAGCCAGGTCCTGCAGGGAGAGGCAGTCTACAACGTTGTCGTGCGCTATCAGAAACCGTATCGGGATACCAAGGAGGCAATCCAGAACATCCGACTGCTCTCTCCATCGGGAGAACGCGTCTCCCTGGCTCAGTTAACCAAAGTCCAGGTTCGCGATGACGCTTATGACATTTACCGAGAAAATGGTTCCCGCTATCTGGCCATCCGCTTTGAGGTTCGTGGGCGCGATCTCGGAACCACGGTTAAGGAGTCCATCGACAAGATCGCGAAGAATGTGCAGTTACCGCATGGCTATCACCTCGAATGGTCGGGAGAATACGATAGCGAAACGCGAGCCGAAAAAAGGCTGCTCTTCGTCCTGCCCCTGACGATCTTTTTGATCTTTATCATTCTTTACGCCATGTTTCGTTCCTTCAAATGGGCGCTGCTGATTCTCCTCAACGTGGCTATGGCTCGCGTTGGAGGCCTGCTCGCTCTCTATGTGACCGGCACATTCTTCAGCGTGTCATCCGGAGTTGGTTTCCTGGCGCTCTTTGGGGTCTCGGTTCAGACGGGAGTCATCATGCTGGAATACATCAACCAATTACGGGCTCGTGGACAGACAATACCAGATGCTGCCGTCGAAGGTGCTGTCCTGCGACTTCGCCCCATCATGATGACAATGCTAGTGGCCACGTTGGGACTGCTCCCTGCTGCCATGTCCCACGCGATTGGGTCCGACTCACAGCGCCCGTTTGCCATCGTCATCGTGGGGGGATTGATTTCCGACCTCCTGTTGAGCATCTTCCTTCTGCCGACGCTCTATGTCTGGGTGGCGAGAGAAGGCGACAAGCTCCCGAAACCGGAGGTGGCAGCTTGA
- a CDS encoding TolC family protein, with the protein MRSNLIFALSRSMGGCIIGFAFLAVSASAQQALTWDQVKAEFEAANPTLKADEINVQEMKDEEITAYLRPNPTLTFSTDGTQVARHDGVWQPLAGTQYQPNFSYLHERRHKRELRLESAKEGTQIAGSQHEDLERNLIFNLRTVFVQTLQAKAVLQLAQADLEYYDKIIEISQARFKAGNIGQVDLDRIELLRVQYESEIQTAIVNLRTSKIQLLQLLDDRTSLEKFDVVGPFDFSDQFQPLETYRQMALDNRPDLRAALESIQQAVTNNRLAIANGSTDPTFGAWYTYNGSFNNPNSNQTLGLNVSVPLRIFDRNQGEKKRTLIDIDRNKKLTDAARAQVFSDVDSAYEQVRSNIALLTPYRDKYKDQATRVRDTVTYSYQRGAASLMDFLNAQSDYRVVQLAYMQLVGAYLTAAGQLNLAVGREAIQ; encoded by the coding sequence TTGAGGTCTAATTTGATATTCGCTCTTTCCCGAAGCATGGGCGGTTGCATCATTGGCTTTGCTTTTCTTGCCGTCTCCGCCAGCGCACAGCAGGCACTTACATGGGACCAGGTAAAGGCAGAGTTCGAGGCGGCAAACCCCACACTGAAAGCGGACGAGATCAACGTGCAGGAGATGAAGGATGAGGAGATAACGGCGTATCTGCGCCCCAACCCAACGTTAACATTCTCAACGGATGGTACTCAAGTAGCACGCCATGACGGGGTCTGGCAACCGTTGGCCGGCACTCAGTATCAGCCTAATTTTAGTTATCTGCACGAACGTCGGCATAAGCGAGAGTTACGGCTGGAGAGTGCGAAGGAGGGAACTCAGATTGCTGGATCGCAACACGAAGATCTTGAGCGGAATCTGATCTTCAACCTTCGCACCGTTTTCGTGCAGACCTTGCAGGCTAAGGCGGTTCTTCAACTCGCACAGGCGGATCTCGAATACTACGACAAAATCATTGAGATCAGCCAGGCACGATTCAAAGCCGGCAATATTGGACAGGTCGATCTGGATCGCATTGAACTGTTGCGAGTCCAGTACGAGTCAGAGATTCAGACGGCGATCGTCAACCTGCGCACATCGAAGATTCAGTTGCTGCAACTCCTGGACGACCGGACCTCTTTGGAAAAATTCGATGTGGTTGGTCCGTTTGATTTCTCGGACCAGTTTCAGCCGCTGGAGACCTATCGCCAGATGGCTCTCGACAACCGGCCCGATCTTAGGGCTGCGCTTGAGTCCATTCAACAGGCAGTGACCAACAATAGGCTCGCTATCGCCAATGGATCGACGGACCCGACATTTGGCGCGTGGTACACCTACAATGGGTCGTTCAACAACCCTAACTCAAATCAGACCCTCGGCCTCAACGTAAGCGTCCCGCTGAGAATATTCGACCGCAACCAGGGCGAGAAGAAGCGCACATTGATCGACATCGACCGCAACAAGAAGTTGACCGACGCGGCGCGGGCGCAGGTCTTCAGTGACGTCGACTCAGCGTATGAACAGGTACGAAGCAACATCGCGCTGCTCACTCCCTATCGCGACAAGTACAAGGATCAGGCAACAAGGGTGCGCGACACAGTAACTTATTCTTATCAAAGAGGGGCTGCATCGCTCATGGATTTTCTGAATGCGCAGAGCGATTATCGCGTGGTGCAGTTGGCGTATATGCAACTGGTGGGAGCGTACTTGACCGCCGCTGGTCAGTTGAATCTCGCTGTGGGTCGTGAAGCGATTCAATAA
- a CDS encoding bifunctional 4-hydroxy-2-oxoglutarate aldolase/2-dehydro-3-deoxy-phosphogluconate aldolase, whose protein sequence is MNRNEIRACIEEVGIFPAVRVTSAELAHFAATSVYEAGIPVVEITLTVPGAVDVIGQLANQYPDLIVGGGTVLDAEMAKRCLDAGARFLTSPGLVPEVVEFALRNDVVIIPGALTPSEVIAAWKAGVDFVKIFPCAPVGGARYIRALKIPLPQIPLIASGGVDQITARDFILAGASAIGIGAELMPREALQTRKKEWIHELARRFSAIVRNARETMSAV, encoded by the coding sequence ATGAACAGAAACGAGATCCGTGCTTGTATCGAAGAAGTAGGTATCTTCCCGGCCGTTCGCGTTACTTCCGCCGAGCTTGCGCACTTTGCAGCGACCTCGGTATACGAGGCGGGTATTCCTGTCGTGGAAATTACCCTCACTGTGCCGGGCGCGGTCGATGTGATTGGCCAGCTTGCAAATCAGTATCCCGACCTCATCGTCGGCGGGGGAACAGTACTGGACGCGGAGATGGCAAAGCGCTGTCTGGATGCGGGCGCCCGCTTTCTCACGAGTCCCGGATTAGTTCCAGAAGTTGTCGAATTTGCGCTTCGGAATGACGTCGTAATCATCCCGGGCGCGCTGACACCCAGCGAAGTGATCGCGGCTTGGAAGGCGGGAGTTGACTTTGTCAAGATATTCCCCTGTGCCCCGGTGGGTGGTGCGAGGTATATACGGGCATTGAAAATTCCGCTACCTCAGATACCCCTGATCGCATCTGGTGGAGTCGATCAAATTACAGCGCGCGACTTTATCCTTGCCGGCGCCAGCGCTATCGGAATTGGAGCAGAATTGATGCCTCGCGAGGCTCTTCAAACACGGAAGAAAGAATGGATACACGAACTTGCGCGTAGATTTTCGGCAATAGTACGCAATGCACGAGAAACAATGAGTGCGGTTTGA
- a CDS encoding sensor histidine kinase produces the protein MVQGLTDRRYLAWIKPAGRFRALGECLAVGSGLAVLTYGGTLLRVNLTTISFLNLLLVLIVALFCGFWQASLTSLLAVACLDYFFLPPLFRFNIADPQDWVSLGAFEFTAIVVSRLSARELRNANEAAINRKGMEQLYELSRSSLLLDLRRAPGPQLVVLIQRIFEASAVELYDANLSRTDKIGDWEVGEEELAEECYLHGAVQGDQKSPTLQCILRASHGSVGALVVRGNLSTLVLDALGSLAAIAMDRHQSFENEDRAEKAKQSEQLRTAVLDALAHEFKTPLTAIQTASAGLLELGELGNSQSDLATLIEHEAVRLEELCTRLLRTAKLEAREVGLQISNVNVQQLIFEVLASPTVKEASDRIKVTLDNPVLTVRGDRGLLSMILTQYIDNARKYSTPGTKIEIAAHEDPTGLLISVHNVGFTIRIEDRERIFERFYRSPDSKESVSGTGIGLSVARNAAEAHHGHVWVVSDEKEGTTFFLSIPNRARSNLS, from the coding sequence ATGGTGCAAGGCTTGACAGATCGACGTTACTTAGCCTGGATTAAACCTGCGGGGAGGTTCAGAGCGCTGGGGGAATGTCTTGCCGTTGGCTCAGGCCTCGCGGTGTTGACCTACGGTGGGACCCTCCTGCGGGTTAACCTGACGACGATCAGTTTTCTTAATTTGCTCCTTGTGCTAATCGTGGCGTTGTTTTGCGGTTTCTGGCAGGCGTCACTTACCTCCCTTCTGGCAGTTGCTTGCCTAGACTATTTCTTTTTACCGCCTCTCTTCAGATTTAACATTGCCGATCCACAAGACTGGGTCTCCCTTGGGGCATTCGAGTTTACAGCGATTGTGGTAAGCAGGTTGTCTGCAAGGGAGTTGCGGAATGCAAACGAGGCGGCCATTAACCGCAAAGGGATGGAGCAGCTGTATGAGTTGAGCCGAAGTTCGTTGTTACTGGATTTGCGCCGAGCACCCGGTCCGCAGCTTGTGGTCTTGATTCAGAGGATATTTGAAGCAAGCGCGGTTGAATTGTACGACGCAAACCTCAGTCGCACGGACAAAATTGGCGACTGGGAAGTGGGCGAGGAAGAGTTGGCGGAGGAATGCTATTTGCATGGTGCAGTGCAGGGCGATCAGAAGTCGCCGACATTGCAATGCATTCTGCGGGCTAGTCATGGATCTGTGGGCGCATTGGTCGTGCGGGGAAATCTAAGCACTCTTGTACTTGATGCTTTGGGATCTCTGGCGGCTATTGCGATGGACCGCCACCAGTCATTTGAGAATGAGGACAGAGCAGAAAAGGCGAAGCAAAGTGAGCAGTTACGCACCGCCGTACTAGACGCATTGGCGCACGAGTTCAAGACCCCGCTGACCGCGATTCAAACCGCAAGCGCGGGTCTGCTGGAACTTGGAGAGTTAGGAAATTCTCAAAGCGATTTGGCTACGTTGATTGAGCACGAGGCAGTTCGATTGGAAGAGCTGTGTACGCGATTGCTGCGGACCGCGAAGCTGGAAGCAAGAGAAGTCGGATTGCAAATCAGCAATGTGAACGTGCAGCAGTTGATCTTTGAGGTCTTGGCCAGTCCAACCGTGAAAGAAGCAAGTGACAGGATAAAGGTCACCTTGGATAACCCGGTGCTAACTGTTCGCGGAGATCGTGGCCTATTATCGATGATCCTTACGCAGTATATTGATAACGCTCGAAAGTACTCCACGCCAGGCACGAAGATTGAGATTGCAGCGCATGAAGATCCCACGGGGCTATTAATATCCGTTCATAACGTCGGTTTCACTATTCGCATCGAAGATCGCGAGCGGATCTTTGAGCGATTCTATCGTTCGCCGGATTCCAAAGAGTCCGTCTCCGGCACCGGTATAGGGCTCTCTGTCGCAAGAAATGCGGCAGAGGCCCATCATGGCCATGTATGGGTCGTAAGTGATGAAAAGGAGGGAACGACTTTCTTTCTCTCCATTCCTAACCGAGCAAGGAGCAATCTGTCATGA
- a CDS encoding response regulator transcription factor: MKKSLGAGEGTILVVDDDSSTRRALRVTLSGMGYTVVEASRGEEAVSLVRVTWFDAVLLDVDMPGMGGVEACKSIRHAITHLPILMLSVLDDEDDMVMALEAGADDYITKPFQLRLLTARLHSAVRRRNAVQNDHDMPIRYGYIELDPVKYHVKKRGKLIHLTPKEFEMLHYLMNHAGEPVPHERLLRSVWGPGYGSEFEYLRTYMRQLRTKIEDDPTHPQYLLTEANVGYRFNDQQPNEENLPA; the protein is encoded by the coding sequence ATGAAAAAATCACTAGGAGCCGGAGAAGGCACAATCTTGGTAGTCGATGATGACAGTTCTACGCGACGCGCGTTGCGTGTGACTTTGTCCGGCATGGGATACACAGTTGTAGAAGCTTCCCGAGGCGAGGAGGCTGTGTCACTTGTGCGTGTCACGTGGTTCGACGCGGTATTGTTGGACGTGGATATGCCGGGAATGGGCGGAGTGGAAGCATGCAAGTCGATCCGCCATGCGATTACACATTTGCCCATTCTGATGTTGTCGGTGTTGGATGATGAGGACGACATGGTGATGGCGCTTGAGGCCGGAGCCGATGATTACATCACGAAGCCCTTTCAGTTGCGCTTGCTTACCGCACGGTTGCATTCGGCTGTACGTCGCCGGAACGCTGTGCAGAACGATCATGACATGCCGATTCGATATGGTTACATCGAGTTGGATCCGGTAAAGTACCATGTGAAAAAGCGCGGAAAGCTGATTCACCTGACACCCAAGGAATTCGAGATGTTGCACTACCTGATGAATCACGCTGGCGAACCCGTACCTCACGAGCGGCTGTTGCGATCCGTGTGGGGCCCAGGGTATGGAAGCGAGTTTGAGTACCTGCGGACGTATATGCGCCAGCTGCGCACGAAGATTGAAGACGACCCGACCCATCCGCAATACTTGTTGACGGAAGCTAACGTCGGCTATAGGTTTAACGATCAGCAACCGAATGAGGAGAACTTACCCGCTTGA
- a CDS encoding cadmium resistance transporter → MALVGLALLLFASTNVDDIFVLVGFFSDPRLHVRDIVIGQYVGIAALFGVSVAVSLLSLVIPSAYMGLLGIAPILIGAKKLLELYRSRDRVEESLETRSVSGAYMRTTAVALVTIANGGDNIGVYTPTFAIRSGHAITMIALVFAVMTALWCFIAHSIVSHPKLGAPIRRYGHRVAPMVLISLGFLILFQSGSVGLLLQHA, encoded by the coding sequence TTGGCCCTAGTTGGCTTGGCTCTTCTATTGTTTGCTTCCACAAATGTCGACGATATTTTTGTGCTGGTTGGATTTTTCTCCGATCCCAGACTTCATGTGCGAGACATCGTAATCGGTCAATACGTTGGGATAGCTGCTCTCTTTGGAGTAAGTGTGGCTGTGTCCCTGCTTTCTCTCGTGATTCCCAGCGCCTATATGGGTTTACTGGGGATAGCTCCCATCCTGATTGGCGCGAAAAAACTCCTTGAACTATACAGAAGTCGCGACAGAGTCGAGGAGAGTCTCGAAACTCGCTCGGTTTCCGGAGCCTACATGCGAACTACAGCCGTCGCACTTGTGACGATCGCGAATGGCGGTGACAACATTGGCGTTTACACGCCGACCTTTGCCATCCGATCGGGTCACGCGATCACAATGATCGCTCTCGTATTCGCCGTCATGACGGCACTTTGGTGTTTTATCGCTCATTCGATCGTCAGTCACCCGAAACTAGGCGCACCAATTCGCCGCTACGGGCACCGTGTCGCACCAATGGTGTTAATCAGTCTTGGCTTCTTGATCCTCTTTCAGTCAGGCAGCGTTGGATTGCTGCTTCAACATGCTTGA
- a CDS encoding metal-dependent transcriptional regulator, protein MPSSRQGNVNTESVDNYLKAILALGGPEERRVSSTALADRLGVAPASVTNMLQKLASSALPFVEYERHRGVLLSAEGKRRALEVLRHHRLIETFLYEVLDYPLEEVHEEAERLEHFISERFEERIAAKLGHPKFDPHGHCIPAMDGKMPAQTSEPLTDICDQGTFIVDSVSDEDAPLLKRLKAHGVTPGAQLQIKSRSSDEFVLHAASASKALHLSRDLAAAVRVRSAH, encoded by the coding sequence ATGCCATCGAGCCGTCAAGGGAACGTCAACACCGAATCAGTGGACAACTATTTGAAGGCGATCCTCGCCCTCGGCGGACCAGAAGAACGGCGCGTATCGAGTACCGCACTGGCCGACCGATTGGGAGTTGCGCCGGCTTCGGTCACCAATATGCTGCAGAAACTGGCTTCTTCTGCGTTGCCGTTTGTGGAATACGAAAGGCATCGCGGCGTTCTCCTTTCCGCAGAAGGCAAACGGCGCGCTCTCGAAGTGCTGCGCCATCATCGGCTCATCGAAACATTCCTCTACGAAGTGCTGGACTATCCTCTTGAAGAGGTTCACGAGGAAGCGGAACGGCTTGAACACTTCATCTCTGAGCGATTTGAGGAGCGCATCGCCGCAAAGCTGGGCCACCCGAAGTTCGATCCACACGGGCATTGCATCCCTGCAATGGACGGGAAAATGCCCGCACAGACCTCCGAGCCGTTGACGGATATTTGTGATCAGGGCACTTTTATTGTGGACAGCGTTTCAGATGAGGATGCGCCTTTGTTGAAGCGGCTCAAGGCCCACGGCGTCACTCCCGGCGCGCAGTTACAGATCAAATCCAGATCCTCGGATGAGTTCGTTCTGCACGCCGCCAGCGCTTCGAAGGCTTTGCACCTCTCTCGCGATCTTGCGGCGGCAGTCAGAGTCCGCTCTGCGCATTAG